GATCGCGATCACCGCGAAGGTGAAGCCGAGCACGAGCGGGCCGAGCGTCTCGGGGATGACGACCGTGCGGATGATGCGCCACGGGCTCGCACCGGTCGCCCGTGCCGCCTCGATGACGCCGGCGGGCAGCGCGACGAGGTTCTGCTCGACGATGCGTGCGATGCCGAAGGTCGCGGCGAACGCGATCGCGAACAGCGCGTACTCGGTGCCGATGCCCTTGCCCACGACCAGGCGGCCGATCGGCTGCAGCGCCGCGAGCAGGATGATGAACGGGATGGGTCGGAACGTGTTCACCAGGATGTTCAACACCCACCAGACGACGCGCTGCTGCAGGATGCCGCCGTGCCGGGTGACGTAGAGACCGGTGCCGATGATGAGACCGCCGATGCCGCCGAGGACGAGCGAGACCGCGACCATCCACAGCATGATCCCGGTCTGCTCGAGCAGGTCGGGCAGGATCTCTGTGATCTCGTTCATCGCTGCTCCTCCACGCGCACGCCTGCGCCGATGCCGGCGAGTGCGCGCTCGACCGCGTCGTCGCTGCCGCGCACCGCGATCGTCAGCAGCCCGTAGACGCGCCCCTGGATGTCGTCGACGCCGCCGTGCACGAGGTTGAAGTCGACGCCCGCGCCCGCGAGCGCCGAGAAGACGCGGGCCTCGCTCACGCCCTCGTCCGTGAACGAGATCGTGAAGAAGCGGCCCTCGTGCTTGGCGCGCAGCTGCGCGAGCTCGTCGCCCTCGGGCAGCGCCCGCACCACGGTCTGCACGAAGCGCTTCGCGGTGTCGGTCTGCGGACTCGTGAACACGTCATAGGTGGCGCCCGTCTCGACCACCCGCCCCGCATCCATCACCGCCACGCGGTCGGCGATGCGCGTGGTCACCTCCATCTCGTGCGTGATCACGACGATGGTGACGCCGAGCTCGCGGTTCACGCGGGCCAGCAGGTCGAGCACCTCTGCCGTCGTCTCGGGGTCGAGGGCGGATGTGGCTTCGTCGGCGAGCAGGATCTGCGGGTTCGCGGCGAGCGCGCGGGCGATGCCGACGCGCTGCTGCTGCCCGCCGGAGAGCTGCTCGGGGTAGGCGCCGGCGCGGCCGCCGAGGCCGACGAACTCGAGCAGTTCCTCGACTCGGCGCCTGCGCTCTGCCCTGCCGACGCCGATCACCTCGAGCGGGTAGGCGACGTTGCCCGCGACCGTGCGCGAGGTCAGCAGGTTGAAGCGCTGGAAGATCATGCCGATGCGAGTCTGCTGCTCGCGCAGGCGCTTGCCGCGCAATCCGCTGATCTGCACGTCGCCGACCGTGATCGAGCCCGAGGTGAGGGGCTCCAGCTGGTTGATGAGGCGCACGAGCGTCGACTTGCCGGCGCCCGAGTAGCCGATGATGCCGAAGATCTCGCCCTGCTCGATCTCGAGCGAGACCTCATCGACAGCGACGATCTCGTCGCCGCCGCGCTTCGCGGGCGGGAACCGCTTGCTCACCCGGTCGATCACGATGTGCTGTGCCATGGTCGTTCCTCTCGATGCCGCAGGGAGCGCGCAGCGCTGGCCGGTCGCTGGCGATGTCACTGCGCTTGGAGGGCCTCCTGCACGGCCTCGAGCGAAGCGACGAGCTCGTCCTTCGGCGTCTGCACGAACACACCAGTGCCGCCGGAGGACTCGAGCGCACCGGCCTGGACCTCCTCGTTCGTCTGGAAGATCTCGACCAGGCGGTTGAGCACCTCGTCGTCGGCGTTCTCGGCCGTCGTCGCGAAGATGTTGATGTACGGCTGCGCGGCCGGGTCGGTCGGGTCGTCCTGCGCGAGCGCGTCGGCCGGGTCGATGCCGGCGTCGGTCAGGAAGTCGTTGTTGATGACCGCGGCGGCGACATCCGGCAGCGAGGTGGCGGTGATCGCGGCGTCGACAGCGCTGACGGTCACGCGCGACTCGGCCTCGATGACGTCATCGACGGTCGAGTAGGGGCTGCCGCCGTTCTCGAGGGCGATCAGGCCGGCCGCCTGCAGCACGAGCAGACCGCGTGCCTGGTTCGTGTCATCGTTCGGCACGATGACCTCGCCGCCGTCGGGGATCTGCTCGATGTCGTCGTACTGCGACGAGTAGAGGCCGATCGGGTAGGTCGCGGTCGAGCCGATGGGCTGGAGGTCGTCGCCTGCCTGCACGTTGTAGTTGGCGAGATAGATGATGTGCTGGAACTGGTTGATGTCCAGCTCGCCTTCGCTCGTCGCCGGGTTGGGCTGGTTGTAGTCGGTGAAGTCGACGATGTCGAGCTGGATGCCCTCGGCCTCGACCGCCTCCTCGTACACGCCCCAGTACGGCTCGGCGGCTCCAACCACGCCCAGCTGCACAGGATTCTCGGCGGTGCCGAGCTCGGCGTCGCCGGCTCCGGCGGTCGCGCTGCAGCCGGCGAGCGCGACGGAGACTCCGAGTGCGCCGACGAGGGCGGCAGAACGTGAGATGCGGATGGACATGGTGGCTCCTTCAAGTGCGGGGATGCCACCACGGTAGGAAGCGCGCGCCTCGATCCAGCAATCGCGCTGTCACGCATCGTCACACAGCGCGGAGCGCGGCGATCACCGCCACGAGCGCATGACCGATCAGCAGCCAGGGCCCGAAGGCGAGCGTGCGACGACCGAGCGCCAGCGCCACCGCACCGGCCATCCCGCCAACGACCACGGATGCGGCCAGACCCGCGAGCGGGACGGCCCACCCGAGCGTCGCGGTCGCGAGCGCCAGCGCCCCGCCGAGCTTCACATCGCCCATGCCCATGCCGCCGGTGATCGCCATGAGCAGCAGCACGGCACCGCAGGCGAGCGCGGTCAGCGGCGCCGGCTCGCCGGTGAGCACCCGCACCCCGCAGGCGAGCGCTGCCACGAGCAGCAGCGGCAGCGTCAGCGCATTGGGCAGCCGCCGCTCCGTCGCGTCGATGCGTGCCAGCGCAGGCGCGGCCGCTGCGGCGGCCGTGAGCGGCACGATCGCGACCCCGTCCCAGCCCTGCGCGAAGAGCAGCCACGCGACCGCCGCTGCAAGCGGCAGTCCGAGCAGATCGAGCGGCCGAATCCGCAGGGGCGGACGCGGGCCGGCGAGCTCGCCCGCCGTCGCCTCCGCGAGTGCTGTCATGGCCGCAACCGTAGTGAGGGGCGGGCCGGTGGCGGGATCGCTGTCCACAGCCCGGGTGGAGGGCAGCGCCGTCGCTCAGCGGTGCGGCCAGGCCTCCAGCGCGCGCTCGATGCGGGCGCGCACCGTCGGCGACACCCGCTCGACCAGCGCGAGCTCGGGCTCGACCGGCCGCCTGCCCGGCTGCGGCGGCCACCGCCAGGTGCCCACCGCCCGACCGTCGACGAGCACCGCCGGCTTGAACACCCCGTTGCTGCCGGGCACGAGCGCCTCGCGCATCGCGGCACTCGCGATCAGCGCGCGATCGCGATACCCCAGCACCCACTCGTCG
The window above is part of the Agrococcus sp. ARC_14 genome. Proteins encoded here:
- a CDS encoding methionine ABC transporter permease → MNEITEILPDLLEQTGIMLWMVAVSLVLGGIGGLIIGTGLYVTRHGGILQQRVVWWVLNILVNTFRPIPFIILLAALQPIGRLVVGKGIGTEYALFAIAFAATFGIARIVEQNLVALPAGVIEAARATGASPWRIIRTVVIPETLGPLVLGFTFAVIAIVDMSAVAGLVGGEGLGNWAITYGYRQFDEVITWSALVVVVLVVQVIQALGNGLARRIMRR
- a CDS encoding ATP-binding cassette domain-containing protein gives rise to the protein MAQHIVIDRVSKRFPPAKRGGDEIVAVDEVSLEIEQGEIFGIIGYSGAGKSTLVRLINQLEPLTSGSITVGDVQISGLRGKRLREQQTRIGMIFQRFNLLTSRTVAGNVAYPLEVIGVGRAERRRRVEELLEFVGLGGRAGAYPEQLSGGQQQRVGIARALAANPQILLADEATSALDPETTAEVLDLLARVNRELGVTIVVITHEMEVTTRIADRVAVMDAGRVVETGATYDVFTSPQTDTAKRFVQTVVRALPEGDELAQLRAKHEGRFFTISFTDEGVSEARVFSALAGAGVDFNLVHGGVDDIQGRVYGLLTIAVRGSDDAVERALAGIGAGVRVEEQR
- a CDS encoding MetQ/NlpA family ABC transporter substrate-binding protein, producing the protein MSIRISRSAALVGALGVSVALAGCSATAGAGDAELGTAENPVQLGVVGAAEPYWGVYEEAVEAEGIQLDIVDFTDYNQPNPATSEGELDINQFQHIIYLANYNVQAGDDLQPIGSTATYPIGLYSSQYDDIEQIPDGGEVIVPNDDTNQARGLLVLQAAGLIALENGGSPYSTVDDVIEAESRVTVSAVDAAITATSLPDVAAAVINNDFLTDAGIDPADALAQDDPTDPAAQPYINIFATTAENADDEVLNRLVEIFQTNEEVQAGALESSGGTGVFVQTPKDELVASLEAVQEALQAQ
- a CDS encoding prepilin peptidase — protein: MTALAEATAGELAGPRPPLRIRPLDLLGLPLAAAVAWLLFAQGWDGVAIVPLTAAAAAAPALARIDATERRLPNALTLPLLLVAALACGVRVLTGEPAPLTALACGAVLLLMAITGGMGMGDVKLGGALALATATLGWAVPLAGLAASVVVGGMAGAVALALGRRTLAFGPWLLIGHALVAVIAALRAV